The following coding sequences are from one Verrucomicrobiia bacterium window:
- a CDS encoding tetratricopeptide repeat protein produces the protein MLRGVPAFPGEGTHELFAGKPKRERGSVDALSLSQEMVVRHLGGTGGSMQASPEPFWARFDTETDRAARHGALLNLLPLPAEDLDRARTQRFLDDTAAGEETHQNPWGWLLTRMLEGQVAYRRGDFDRALRLLEPVASNLDNRRLAVLGRYVIAMALHRVGKRTPPRHGFTTRTRSSTVSCVRALYLRARAHPGFDSEAAIESGLRLAESVPLLLVLAGDEAGMVAFLRQAFRELDIRTPHYGFAIAWLGDRLPSDLMERIRIEASTPIETEPWFVSAAGWLQQWFHLGHGMALHGLGEYDAALKHLEGAIASHDDNCSTSAKAYAGLAAWKLGRRDDARRWLSQAEEALRIRVEAGSGMLDPHWWHMATTDLALRQAREWMGQPTEATPSTPPTRAGRP, from the coding sequence GTGCTGCGTGGCGTGCCGGCGTTTCCGGGCGAAGGCACCCATGAACTCTTCGCTGGGAAGCCCAAGCGGGAACGCGGCAGCGTGGACGCCTTGTCACTCTCCCAGGAGATGGTCGTTCGGCACCTCGGGGGCACCGGAGGTTCCATGCAGGCGTCGCCGGAACCGTTCTGGGCGCGGTTCGATACCGAGACGGATCGCGCTGCCAGGCATGGGGCGTTGTTGAATTTGCTGCCCTTGCCCGCCGAGGACCTCGACCGGGCACGCACCCAGCGGTTCCTCGACGACACCGCCGCCGGGGAGGAAACGCATCAGAACCCTTGGGGCTGGTTGTTAACGCGAATGCTCGAAGGGCAGGTGGCCTATCGACGCGGCGATTTCGACCGCGCCCTTCGACTCCTCGAACCGGTGGCTTCGAACCTCGACAACCGCCGCCTCGCCGTCCTGGGCCGCTATGTCATCGCCATGGCGCTTCACCGTGTCGGAAAGCGGACTCCGCCGAGGCACGGCTTCACGACGCGAACACGCTCCTCGACCGTCTCCTGCGTCCGGGCCCTTTACCTGCGTGCCCGGGCGCATCCCGGGTTCGATAGCGAGGCGGCGATCGAGAGCGGTCTGCGCCTTGCCGAATCGGTGCCGCTCCTGTTGGTTCTGGCCGGCGACGAAGCGGGGATGGTGGCATTCCTGCGCCAGGCATTCCGCGAACTCGACATCCGCACCCCCCATTACGGGTTCGCCATCGCCTGGCTGGGCGACCGCCTGCCTTCCGATCTCATGGAGCGTATCCGGATTGAAGCCAGCACCCCGATCGAGACCGAACCGTGGTTCGTGTCGGCAGCGGGGTGGCTCCAGCAATGGTTCCACCTGGGCCATGGCATGGCGCTCCACGGACTCGGAGAGTACGACGCCGCGTTGAAGCACCTCGAAGGCGCCATCGCTTCACATGATGACAACTGTTCGACCTCCGCCAAGGCGTATGCCGGTCTGGCCGCCTGGAAACTCGGCCGCCGCGACGATGCACGTCGGTGGCTGAGCCAGGCTGAGGAAGCCCTTCGTATTCGGGTCGAGGCTGGCAGCGGCATGTTGGATCCCCACTGGTGGCACATGGCCACCACCGACCTGGCCCTCCGGCAAGCCCGGGAATGGATGGGACAGCCCACCGAAGCGACCCCATCCACTCCACCCACGCGGGCGGGCAGGCCATAA
- a CDS encoding aminotransferase class V-fold PLP-dependent enzyme: MRDRFTLDPTVTFLNHGSFGACPRAVQEAQQAWRQRLEAEPVLFLARELEPLLDHARSVLADFLHADPDDLAFIPNATSGVNTVLRSLAFEPGDELLVTNHAYNACAAALAYTAQRNRARVVVAPVPFPGTTPEQVAAAILDAVTPRTRLALLDHVTSPTGLVLPIEPLVSQLESRGIPTLVDGAHAPGMVPVHLHRLGASYYTGNLHKWVCAPKGSAFLHVRRDRQPDIHPLTLSHGYNSPRTDRSRFQLEFAWTGTLDPSPWLAVPAAIETVHAMHPDGWEGVARANRDLALAGRQLLLDALEVPAPCPETMIGSLATVPLPPALFPPLPAPFAPDPLQTRLFDRHRIEVPCLTFTGRRCLRISTHRYNTLDDIRQLAAALRA; this comes from the coding sequence ATGCGCGACCGCTTCACCCTCGACCCCACGGTCACCTTCCTCAACCACGGCAGCTTCGGCGCCTGCCCGCGCGCCGTCCAGGAAGCCCAGCAGGCCTGGCGCCAGCGCCTCGAAGCCGAACCCGTCCTCTTCCTGGCCCGCGAACTCGAACCCCTCCTCGATCACGCCCGCTCGGTCCTCGCCGACTTCCTCCACGCCGACCCCGACGACCTTGCCTTCATTCCCAACGCCACCTCCGGCGTCAACACCGTCCTCCGCAGTCTCGCCTTCGAACCGGGCGATGAACTCCTGGTCACCAACCACGCCTACAACGCCTGCGCCGCCGCCCTCGCCTACACCGCCCAACGCAACCGCGCCCGCGTCGTCGTCGCTCCCGTTCCCTTCCCCGGCACCACCCCCGAACAGGTCGCCGCCGCCATCCTCGACGCCGTCACCCCGCGCACCCGCCTCGCCCTGCTCGACCACGTCACCAGCCCCACCGGCCTCGTCCTCCCCATCGAACCGCTGGTCTCCCAACTCGAATCCCGTGGCATCCCCACCCTGGTCGATGGCGCTCACGCCCCGGGCATGGTCCCCGTCCATCTCCACCGCCTCGGTGCCTCCTACTACACGGGCAATCTCCACAAGTGGGTCTGCGCCCCCAAAGGCTCCGCCTTCCTCCACGTCCGACGCGACCGCCAGCCGGACATCCATCCCCTCACCCTCAGCCACGGCTACAACAGCCCCCGCACCGACCGCTCCCGCTTCCAGCTCGAATTCGCCTGGACCGGCACCCTCGACCCATCCCCGTGGCTCGCCGTCCCCGCCGCCATCGAAACCGTCCACGCCATGCACCCGGACGGCTGGGAGGGTGTCGCCCGCGCAAACCGCGACCTGGCCCTGGCCGGCCGCCAGCTTCTCCTCGACGCCCTCGAAGTCCCGGCGCCCTGCCCGGAAACCATGATCGGCTCACTCGCCACCGTGCCCCTGCCCCCAGCCCTGTTCCCGCCCCTGCCCGCCCCATTCGCCCCGGATCCCCTCCAAACCCGCCTCTTCGACCGGCACCGCATCGAGGTCCCCTGCCTCACCTTCACCGGACGCCGCTGCCTCCGCATCTCGACCCACCGCTACAACACCCTCGACGACATCCGACAGCTCGCCGCCGCGCTCCGCGCCTGA
- a CDS encoding CRTAC1 family protein — translation MRIGLALGCGWAGMEPAPGAESAESAEHQFAVRRLEARKRQQETASRRFEAFHGFRFQDARESSGIRFEHRIVDDAGINYRAAHYDHGNGMAVADVDGDGLPDLYFTTQLGSNELWRNLGGGRFENITERAGVAMTDQISVACAFADVDNDGDPDLLVTTVRYGTRLFENLGDGRFRDVTRESGLQHFGHSSGVVFFDFDNDGWLDLLVTNVGRYTENRRGRGGYFLALPDAFQGHLFPERTEYSILYRGIGGGRFRNVSDAMGFRDGSWSGDATFTDLNGDGFPDLYLVNMQGDDRYYENVAGKGFVERTAQYFPKTPWGAMGVKFFDFDGDGRMDGYVVDMHSDMTQPQTELALQFRLEVEKSKSEAWCSVQWPEEYFQGPENNLFGNAFYRNRGGGVFEEVSDALGVETYWPWGVSVGDLNADGYEDIVVTAGMGYPFRYAINSVLLNDGGRRFFDAEFLVGVEPRADGRTEKVWFSLDCGGDDRGHPMCGDFQGRTNVLGTLSSRSSAIVDLDGDGDLDLVIHEFNDRPQILLSDLTERRDVRYLAVRLQGTRSNRDGLGATVRVTAGGRTLTQYHDGKSGYLGQSSMPLYFGLGDAEAIEAVEVRWPSGLRQRVTEGLGINRTMRIIEGPAEP, via the coding sequence ATGAGGATTGGACTGGCCCTGGGGTGCGGGTGGGCGGGCATGGAGCCGGCGCCGGGTGCGGAGAGCGCGGAGAGTGCGGAGCACCAGTTCGCGGTGCGCCGGTTGGAGGCGCGGAAACGCCAGCAGGAGACGGCCAGCCGGCGGTTCGAGGCGTTTCATGGGTTCCGGTTCCAGGATGCGCGGGAATCGAGCGGGATCCGGTTCGAGCACCGGATTGTGGACGACGCCGGGATCAACTACCGGGCGGCGCATTACGATCACGGGAACGGCATGGCGGTGGCGGATGTCGATGGGGACGGGCTTCCGGACCTCTATTTCACGACCCAGTTGGGGAGCAACGAACTCTGGCGGAATCTGGGGGGTGGACGGTTCGAGAACATCACCGAACGGGCCGGCGTGGCCATGACCGACCAGATCTCGGTCGCGTGCGCGTTTGCGGATGTGGACAACGACGGGGATCCGGACCTGTTGGTGACGACGGTGCGATACGGCACCCGGCTCTTCGAGAATCTCGGGGACGGACGGTTTCGGGACGTGACCCGGGAGTCGGGTCTGCAGCATTTCGGGCATTCCTCGGGGGTGGTGTTCTTCGACTTCGACAACGACGGCTGGCTGGATCTGCTGGTGACGAATGTGGGGCGGTACACGGAGAACCGGCGGGGGCGGGGCGGGTATTTTCTGGCGTTGCCGGACGCCTTCCAGGGCCACCTGTTTCCCGAGCGGACGGAGTACAGCATTCTGTATCGCGGGATCGGGGGCGGGCGGTTCCGGAACGTCTCGGACGCGATGGGATTCCGGGATGGAAGCTGGAGCGGGGACGCCACGTTCACGGATCTGAACGGGGACGGTTTTCCGGACCTGTACCTGGTGAACATGCAGGGCGACGACCGGTATTACGAGAACGTGGCGGGGAAGGGTTTTGTGGAGCGGACCGCGCAGTATTTCCCGAAAACGCCCTGGGGCGCGATGGGGGTGAAGTTCTTCGACTTCGACGGGGACGGCCGGATGGACGGGTATGTGGTGGACATGCATTCGGACATGACCCAGCCGCAGACCGAGCTGGCGTTGCAGTTCCGGCTGGAGGTGGAGAAGTCGAAGAGCGAGGCGTGGTGTTCGGTGCAGTGGCCGGAGGAGTATTTCCAGGGCCCGGAGAACAACCTCTTTGGCAATGCCTTCTACCGGAACCGGGGCGGGGGAGTCTTCGAGGAGGTTTCCGATGCGCTCGGGGTCGAGACATACTGGCCGTGGGGCGTGAGTGTCGGGGACCTGAACGCGGATGGGTACGAGGACATCGTGGTGACCGCGGGCATGGGGTATCCGTTCCGGTACGCGATCAATTCCGTGCTCTTGAATGACGGCGGACGGCGGTTTTTCGACGCGGAGTTTCTGGTGGGCGTCGAGCCGAGGGCGGACGGCCGCACGGAGAAGGTCTGGTTCAGCCTCGATTGCGGCGGGGACGACCGGGGTCACCCGATGTGCGGGGATTTCCAGGGGCGGACCAACGTGCTGGGCACGCTGAGTTCAAGGTCGTCGGCGATCGTGGATCTGGACGGCGACGGAGATCTGGATCTGGTGATCCATGAGTTCAACGACCGGCCGCAGATCCTGTTGAGCGATCTCACGGAGAGGAGGGACGTCCGGTATCTCGCGGTGCGGCTTCAGGGGACACGTTCCAACCGGGACGGACTGGGTGCGACGGTGCGCGTGACGGCGGGGGGGCGGACGCTGACCCAGTATCACGACGGGAAGTCGGGATATCTCGGGCAGAGTTCGATGCCGCTGTATTTCGGGCTGGGCGATGCGGAGGCGATCGAGGCGGTTGAGGTGCGCTGGCCGTCGGGGCTCCGCCAGCGGGTGACGGAAGGGTTGGGGATCAACCGCACGATGAGGATCATCGAGGGTCCGGCGGAGCCGTGA
- a CDS encoding sulfatase: protein MTRRLSLCLTLSALPLAILLSVASAQTPASRPNILLICVDDLKPTLGTYGDTLAKTPHLDRLASTGLRFDLAYCNQAVCAPSRYSLMLGSRPTSTGLYDLSRNLRQVAPDAVTLTQHFMRHGYRTEAVGKVLHTGHGNVEDAASWSVPPVIEKVVEYLDPAHSAGGRLTREEAYFTNQQLDNIRALPRGAAIESADVPDQAYADGRIADEGIRRLQAAAANPGTPFFLALGFVKPHLPFTAPTRYFDLHDPQAFPLAPFQNPPEGAPRYAGKVGGEIVNYDPLTVENLRDEVTQRRLIHAYYACVTYVDAQIGRVLDELNRLGLRDNTIVVVWGDHGWHLGDHGFWTKHTNYEEANRIPLILSAPGVTRPGTATRQLTETVDLFPTLAELAGLPAPSGPQSIDGASLVPVLRDPAASVRDHAYHCFPRGERMGRAIRTARHRLVEWKRPGAPPETAEFELYDYQADPLETRNLATAQPEVVAQLRAILARHPEAR from the coding sequence ATGACCCGCCGCCTTTCCCTTTGCCTGACGTTGTCCGCCCTCCCGCTGGCGATCCTCCTGAGCGTCGCCTCCGCACAGACACCCGCTTCCCGGCCCAACATCCTCCTGATCTGCGTCGATGATCTGAAACCGACGCTCGGCACCTACGGGGACACGCTGGCAAAGACCCCGCACCTGGATCGTCTCGCCTCGACCGGGCTCCGCTTCGATCTCGCCTATTGCAACCAGGCGGTCTGCGCACCCTCCCGTTACAGCCTCATGCTCGGGTCCCGCCCCACCTCGACCGGCCTCTATGACCTGTCGCGCAACCTGCGTCAGGTCGCCCCGGACGCCGTGACGCTGACCCAGCACTTCATGCGCCACGGCTACCGGACCGAGGCGGTCGGGAAAGTCCTCCATACCGGACACGGCAACGTCGAGGACGCCGCCTCGTGGAGCGTCCCGCCTGTCATTGAAAAGGTCGTCGAGTATCTCGACCCCGCCCATTCCGCAGGCGGCCGCCTGACCCGCGAGGAGGCCTACTTCACCAACCAGCAGCTCGACAACATCCGTGCCCTCCCGCGCGGCGCCGCCATCGAATCCGCCGACGTTCCCGACCAGGCCTACGCCGACGGCCGCATCGCCGACGAAGGCATCCGTCGCCTCCAGGCCGCTGCCGCCAATCCCGGGACGCCGTTCTTCCTCGCACTCGGCTTCGTGAAACCCCATCTCCCGTTCACCGCCCCGACACGCTACTTCGATCTCCACGATCCCCAGGCCTTTCCTCTCGCCCCCTTCCAGAACCCCCCGGAGGGCGCCCCGCGTTACGCCGGAAAGGTCGGCGGGGAGATCGTGAACTACGACCCATTGACCGTCGAAAACCTCCGCGACGAAGTCACCCAACGCCGCCTGATCCACGCCTACTACGCCTGTGTCACCTACGTGGATGCCCAGATCGGCCGCGTCCTCGATGAACTCAACCGCCTCGGCCTGCGCGACAACACCATCGTCGTGGTCTGGGGCGATCACGGCTGGCACCTGGGCGACCACGGGTTCTGGACCAAACACACCAACTACGAGGAGGCCAACCGCATCCCCCTCATCCTCTCGGCCCCGGGCGTCACCCGGCCCGGCACGGCCACCCGCCAGCTCACGGAAACGGTCGATCTCTTCCCAACCCTGGCCGAACTGGCCGGACTTCCCGCCCCGTCCGGCCCCCAGTCCATCGACGGCGCCAGTCTGGTCCCCGTTCTGCGCGACCCGGCCGCCTCGGTTCGCGACCACGCCTACCACTGCTTCCCGCGCGGCGAACGGATGGGCCGCGCCATTCGCACCGCCCGTCATCGCCTCGTGGAATGGAAACGTCCCGGCGCTCCCCCCGAAACCGCCGAATTCGAACTCTACGACTACCAGGCCGATCCCCTCGAAACCCGCAATCTCGCCACCGCCCAACCCGAAGTCGTCGCCCAACTCCGCGCCATCCTCGCCCGCCATCCCGAAGCCCGGTAG
- a CDS encoding CRTAC1 family protein — MAGVLAGVLGTAASRGMAESSPIVLREVTSGTGIGFVHTDGSSGRRYIVESVSAGIALFDYNGDGLTDIYFLNGAALPGAPGGTPAPRNALYRNHGDWTFTDVTLEAGVGDTGYGLGVCIGDYNNDGHPDIYVNNFGPNVLYRNNGDGTFTDVTAEAGVANGDKVGAGACFLDIDGDGHLDLYVANYIDFTLEKHRTRVINGHPAYVGPMIYGPVPDTLYRNNGDGTFTDVSVASGVAAHAGTGMGVVCADYDDDGHTDIIVGNDAMANFVFRNDGTGRFEEVGMLTGLAYDMHGVGQGTMGVEVGDYDNDGRLDFHMTSYQRQWAPLYRNLGRGMFDDVTHRSGAGAGTLPEVTWGNGLVDFDNDGHRDLFIVCGHLQDNVELWDDTARYRARNILLANTGQGRFVDVTSRAGDGLAVALSSRGAAFDDLDNDGRMDVVILNARSGPTILRNESPGGNHWIRVRTRGTRGNRDGIGARVRVVAGDLTMVGEVHSGRGYQSHYGMHPHFGLGRRGRVDRIEVRWIGGGIDILENVEADRIVTIIEGQSRSGPGGPAGDRTSSGN; from the coding sequence ATGGCGGGCGTTCTCGCGGGCGTGCTGGGGACGGCTGCGTCCCGGGGGATGGCGGAGTCGTCGCCGATTGTGCTGCGCGAAGTGACTTCGGGGACCGGCATCGGGTTTGTGCACACGGACGGAAGTTCGGGACGGCGCTACATCGTTGAGAGTGTGAGTGCGGGAATTGCGCTGTTCGACTACAACGGGGACGGGCTGACGGACATCTACTTTCTGAACGGCGCGGCGCTGCCCGGGGCGCCCGGGGGAACGCCGGCTCCGCGGAATGCGCTCTACCGGAACCATGGCGACTGGACGTTCACGGATGTCACGCTTGAGGCGGGTGTGGGGGACACCGGGTACGGGCTGGGGGTGTGCATCGGGGATTACAACAACGACGGGCACCCGGACATTTATGTGAACAATTTCGGGCCGAACGTGCTGTACCGGAACAACGGGGACGGGACGTTCACGGATGTGACTGCGGAGGCCGGCGTGGCCAACGGGGACAAGGTGGGGGCGGGAGCGTGCTTTCTGGACATCGACGGCGACGGGCACCTGGATCTCTACGTGGCCAACTATATCGACTTCACCCTGGAGAAGCACCGGACCCGGGTCATCAACGGACATCCCGCCTATGTCGGGCCCATGATCTACGGGCCGGTTCCGGACACCCTGTACCGGAACAACGGGGACGGGACCTTCACGGATGTCAGTGTCGCATCCGGCGTGGCGGCTCATGCGGGCACCGGGATGGGCGTCGTGTGTGCGGACTACGACGACGACGGGCACACGGACATCATCGTGGGCAACGATGCCATGGCGAACTTTGTGTTCCGGAACGACGGCACGGGGCGGTTCGAGGAGGTGGGGATGCTCACGGGACTGGCGTATGACATGCACGGGGTGGGCCAGGGGACGATGGGGGTCGAGGTCGGGGACTACGACAACGACGGGCGGCTGGATTTCCACATGACGTCCTATCAGCGGCAGTGGGCGCCGCTGTACCGGAATCTTGGCCGGGGCATGTTCGATGACGTGACCCACCGTTCCGGGGCGGGCGCCGGGACCCTGCCCGAGGTCACCTGGGGAAACGGCCTGGTCGATTTCGACAACGACGGGCACCGGGACCTGTTCATCGTCTGCGGTCACTTGCAGGACAATGTCGAACTCTGGGATGACACCGCGCGGTACCGGGCCCGGAACATCCTGCTGGCAAACACCGGGCAGGGCCGGTTTGTGGATGTCACCTCACGCGCCGGGGACGGACTTGCGGTGGCGCTGAGCAGTCGCGGGGCTGCCTTCGACGATCTGGACAACGATGGGCGGATGGACGTCGTCATTCTCAACGCGCGCAGCGGTCCCACGATCCTGAGGAACGAGAGTCCGGGAGGGAACCATTGGATCCGGGTGCGGACCCGGGGCACGCGCGGGAACCGGGATGGCATTGGTGCGCGGGTCCGGGTGGTGGCGGGGGATCTGACGATGGTGGGCGAGGTTCACAGCGGGCGCGGGTATCAGAGTCATTACGGGATGCATCCGCACTTTGGACTGGGGCGGCGCGGGCGCGTCGATCGGATCGAAGTGCGATGGATCGGGGGCGGGATCGACATCCTCGAGAACGTCGAGGCGGATCGAATCGTGACGATCATCGAGGGACAGTCCCGGTCCGGTCCGGGCGGGCCGGCGGGAGACCGGACATCCTCCGGGAACTGA
- a CDS encoding CRTAC1 family protein codes for MSGLGGAEGANEPSPIRFRDVTRTSGIGFVHTDGSSGRYYIVESVSAGLALLDYDGDGYLDIYFVNGAPLPGAPRTDAPPRNALYRNNGDWTFTDVTLEAGVGDTGYGLGVCVGDYNNDGHPDIYVNNFGPNVLYRNNGDGTFTDVTREAGVAAGSRVGAGATFLDIDGDGHLDLFVANYVDFTFETHHISHMSGFPSYVGPLNYPAVPNVLYRNNGDGTFTDVSESSGIAAHRGTGMGVIALDYDGDGDTDIVVGNDLGANFLFRNDGAGKFEEVGLAAGIAYDELGAAHGTMAVEAGDWNHDGWPDLFTTSYQRQLTTLYENRGGRYFADATRRTGAGTGTYAQVTWGAGLADLDNDGHRDLFIACGHLIDQVERFDDTTRYHARNIVLRNTGRGRFVDVSDQSGDGLRVALSSRGAVVGDLDNDGLLDVVILNSRREPTVLRNESGGGHRWLQVRLRGTRSNRDGVGARVTVVAGDLTQFGEVHSGRSYQSDFGTRLHFGLGPRGAVDEIRVQWIGGGVDVVRDVGVNRLVTVVEGENRVGETGGNDRP; via the coding sequence CTGAGTGGCCTGGGCGGGGCGGAAGGCGCCAACGAACCCTCCCCCATCCGGTTCCGCGATGTCACCCGGACTTCGGGGATTGGCTTTGTCCATACGGATGGGAGTTCGGGCCGTTATTACATCGTGGAGAGTGTCAGTGCCGGTCTGGCGCTGCTGGACTACGACGGGGACGGCTATCTGGACATCTACTTTGTCAATGGCGCGCCGCTCCCGGGTGCGCCGCGGACGGACGCGCCTCCGAGGAATGCGCTGTACCGGAACAACGGGGACTGGACCTTCACGGATGTGACTCTTGAGGCCGGGGTTGGCGACACGGGGTACGGCCTTGGAGTGTGTGTGGGGGACTACAACAACGACGGTCACCCGGACATTTATGTGAACAACTTCGGGCCGAATGTGCTGTACCGGAACAACGGGGACGGGACCTTCACCGATGTGACCCGCGAGGCCGGGGTTGCGGCCGGCAGCCGGGTGGGTGCTGGGGCCACGTTTCTCGACATCGACGGCGACGGGCATCTGGACCTGTTCGTCGCCAACTACGTTGATTTCACCTTCGAGACGCATCACATCTCGCACATGAGCGGCTTTCCATCGTATGTCGGCCCGCTGAACTATCCGGCGGTCCCCAACGTGCTGTACCGGAACAACGGGGACGGGACCTTTACGGATGTCAGTGAGTCCTCGGGGATTGCGGCGCATCGTGGGACCGGGATGGGCGTGATCGCGCTGGACTATGATGGGGACGGGGACACCGACATCGTGGTTGGCAACGACCTGGGTGCGAACTTTCTGTTCCGCAATGACGGCGCCGGGAAATTCGAGGAGGTCGGGCTGGCGGCGGGCATTGCGTACGACGAGTTGGGCGCCGCCCATGGCACCATGGCGGTCGAGGCGGGGGACTGGAACCATGACGGGTGGCCCGACCTATTCACGACCTCGTACCAGCGGCAGCTCACCACGCTCTACGAGAACCGCGGGGGACGCTATTTTGCGGATGCGACACGACGGACCGGCGCGGGTACGGGCACTTACGCGCAGGTGACCTGGGGTGCGGGTCTTGCGGACCTGGACAACGACGGGCACCGGGACCTGTTCATCGCCTGCGGGCATCTGATCGACCAGGTGGAGCGGTTCGATGACACCACCCGGTATCATGCGCGGAACATCGTCCTGCGGAACACGGGCCGGGGTCGGTTCGTGGATGTGTCGGACCAGAGCGGGGACGGGCTGCGGGTGGCGTTGAGCAGCCGTGGGGCGGTGGTCGGGGATCTGGACAACGACGGTCTGCTGGATGTGGTGATTCTCAATTCCCGGCGGGAACCGACCGTGTTGCGGAATGAGTCCGGGGGCGGTCATCGCTGGCTTCAGGTCCGGTTGCGGGGGACCCGGTCGAACCGGGACGGGGTGGGGGCGCGGGTGACCGTGGTGGCCGGGGACCTGACTCAATTCGGGGAAGTGCACAGCGGACGCAGTTACCAGAGTGATTTCGGGACACGGCTTCACTTCGGACTCGGGCCACGCGGTGCGGTGGACGAGATCCGGGTGCAGTGGATTGGTGGCGGAGTGGATGTGGTGCGCGACGTCGGGGTGAACCGCCTGGTGACCGTGGTGGAGGGAGAGAACCGGGTTGGGGAAACCGGGGGCAACGACAGGCCATGA
- a CDS encoding tetratricopeptide repeat protein, giving the protein MSRPSNRNRNRGAQRDPGKVRDGLRDGLMRRGGGAGRAGALAQWVGLAALILVAVGVTTWFVNRRSSPEPAGRLDGAVGEMVSKGPVLPGLGSRVEEPIPEPLAEAAALKGEAVAVATALAAAYPEDALAHAVLGSACYNLGRTEEAGKHLRRCLELNPGLVDAYEILARMAYEQGNLEETLELCRQALNRGPANAELLNRMGRALMDLGQAEDAMGPLRQAVSLPRPTSESHYLLGQAHVQSGEYEAAINSFLEAVRLLPDHTQAYFGLYTASLRLERADEADRYRRRFQELEAEDRQGLSDRSAREDTLTGLPLVRRTVAQTLFGAAQVYGLHGEPGRAGGLLLRAASLDPENAAYRGAMEGHHVRERTLTEGVAAFEGLVADQPGNPLNHYFLGRLLGRMEQFDAAERAYRRTLELAPDWAEGHRALAELLLRAGRPGSEARELARRVVTLEPSGPHHYLLAVACLRAGDRPGAREAIQRALAIHPDEARYRQFLEQLSGVARP; this is encoded by the coding sequence GTGAGCCGGCCTTCCAACCGAAATCGCAACCGTGGCGCCCAACGAGATCCCGGGAAGGTCCGGGACGGGCTCCGGGACGGGCTCATGCGACGCGGCGGGGGAGCCGGACGGGCAGGCGCATTGGCCCAATGGGTCGGGCTTGCGGCGTTGATCCTGGTGGCGGTGGGGGTGACCACGTGGTTCGTCAACCGGAGATCCTCCCCGGAGCCGGCAGGGCGCCTCGATGGCGCCGTTGGGGAGATGGTCTCGAAGGGGCCGGTTTTGCCCGGATTGGGGAGCCGGGTGGAGGAACCCATACCAGAGCCCCTGGCGGAGGCGGCGGCCCTCAAAGGAGAAGCGGTGGCGGTGGCGACGGCGCTGGCGGCTGCGTATCCGGAGGATGCGCTGGCTCACGCCGTGCTTGGGTCGGCCTGTTACAATCTGGGTCGGACCGAGGAAGCCGGGAAGCACTTGCGCCGGTGTCTCGAACTGAATCCGGGACTGGTGGATGCGTACGAGATACTGGCGCGGATGGCCTATGAGCAGGGGAATCTGGAGGAGACCCTTGAACTTTGCCGGCAGGCGCTGAATCGGGGTCCGGCGAACGCCGAATTGCTGAACCGGATGGGGCGGGCGCTGATGGACCTGGGGCAGGCTGAAGACGCGATGGGGCCATTGCGGCAGGCGGTGTCACTGCCGCGGCCGACGAGTGAGAGTCACTATCTGCTGGGGCAGGCGCATGTGCAGTCGGGTGAGTATGAGGCGGCCATAAACTCCTTTCTGGAGGCGGTCAGGCTGCTTCCGGACCACACCCAGGCCTATTTCGGCCTGTACACCGCGAGTCTCCGGCTGGAGCGGGCGGACGAGGCCGACCGGTATCGGCGCCGGTTTCAGGAGCTTGAGGCTGAAGACCGGCAGGGGTTGTCGGACCGGAGTGCGCGGGAGGACACCCTGACGGGGCTGCCGCTGGTGCGTCGGACGGTGGCGCAGACGCTGTTCGGCGCGGCCCAGGTGTATGGACTTCATGGAGAGCCGGGGCGGGCGGGCGGGCTGCTGTTGCGGGCGGCGTCTCTGGATCCGGAGAACGCGGCGTACCGGGGGGCGATGGAAGGCCACCATGTGCGGGAGCGCACCCTGACCGAGGGCGTGGCGGCGTTTGAAGGACTGGTCGCCGATCAGCCGGGAAATCCGCTGAATCATTACTTTCTGGGGCGGCTCCTTGGGCGGATGGAACAGTTCGATGCGGCGGAACGAGCCTATCGCCGGACGCTGGAACTGGCGCCCGACTGGGCGGAAGGCCACCGCGCCCTGGCGGAACTCCTTCTGCGGGCGGGGCGTCCTGGTTCGGAGGCGAGGGAGCTGGCGCGGAGGGTTGTCACCCTGGAGCCGAGCGGACCGCATCATTATCTGCTGGCAGTGGCGTGTCTGAGGGCGGGCGACCGTCCGGGAGCCCGGGAGGCGATTCAACGCGCGCTGGCGATCCACCCGGACGAAGCGCGGTACCGGCAGTTTCTCGAACAACTCAGCGGGGTGGCGCGCCCGTGA